One window of the Rosa rugosa chromosome 3, drRosRugo1.1, whole genome shotgun sequence genome contains the following:
- the LOC133741212 gene encoding uncharacterized protein LOC133741212 has protein sequence MARGSKRHDCPITSKTKRKFCSQPSQSVVDDGILEAGVDTGEEQASEPFTDADEPLSGPFPGGPHDPSVLKSFKSHVAAAIWFNKERDPLKLQNHSYKLTQWVFDEHVTNHKFWSYIDGSRLRPLVNCSYLIGNRVVVSAFCERWQPETNTFHLPFGEMTITLDDVFNILGIPIQGDSISVHPGFIISSNFLFTCLLVSSSLSCNQVMNLSSSDFNGISIGSLLCGE, from the exons atGGCTAGAGGTTCTAAACGCCACGATTGCCCCATAACCtcaaagacaaaaagaaaattttgttcTCAACCTTCTCAGTCAGTAGTGGATGATGGTATACTAGAGGCTGGTGTTGATACTGGGGAAGAACAAGCTTCTGAACCCTTTACAGATGCAGATGAGCCTCTAAGTGGTCCATTTCCGGGAGGTCCTCATGATCCATCGGTATTGAAGAGCTTTAAAAGTCATGTAGCAGCTGCTATATGGTTTAATAAG gaacGTGATCCGTTGAAACTTCAGAACCATTCATATAAGCTCACACAATGGGTATTTGATGAACATGTTACTAACCATAAGTTTTGGAGTTACATTGATGGGTCTAGGTTGAGGCCATTAGTTAACTGTTCATATTTAATTGGTAATAGAGTTGTTGTGTCAGCCTTTTGTGAGAGGTGGCAGCCTGAGACGAATACATTTCACTTACCCTTTGGTGAAATGACAATTACATTGGATGATGTTTTTAACATTTTAGGTATTCCAATTCAGGGTGATTCCATATCTGTACATCCTGGATTCATAATTTCCTCTAACTTTCTCTTTACCTGTCTCTTGGTGTCATCGTCCCTTTCATGTAACCAGGTCATGAATCTTTCCTCTAGTGACTTCAATGGAATATCTATAGGGTCATTACTTTGTGGGGAATGA